A single Lynx canadensis isolate LIC74 chromosome D2, mLynCan4.pri.v2, whole genome shotgun sequence DNA region contains:
- the LOC115527519 gene encoding cytochrome c oxidase assembly protein COX15 homolog isoform X3: MQRLLFPRLKALMGSPCLRLLGPRAAPRTQCGCSCGIRHLLRPGQYSTISEVALQSGRGTVSLPSKAAERVVGRWLLVCSGTVAGAVILGGMTRLTESGLSMVDWNLIKEMKPPTHQEEWEAEFQKYQQFPEFKILNHDMTLAEFKFIWYMEYSHRMWGRLVGLTYILPAAYFWRKGWLSRGMKGRVLALCGLVCFQGLLGWYMVKSGLEEKPDSHDIPRVSQYRLAAHLGSALVLYCASLWTSLSLLLPQHKLPETRQLLWLRRCAHGTAGLVFLTALSGAFVAGLDAGLVYNSFPKMGESWIPEDLFTFSPILRNVFENPTMVQFDHRILGITSVTAVTVLYFLSRRIPLPRRTKMAAVTLLALAYTQ; this comes from the exons ATGCAGCGATTACTCTTTCCGCGCCTGAAGGCCTTGATGGGGAGCCCGTGCCTCCGGCTCCTGGGTCCTAGGGCGGCGCCTAGAACGCAG TGTGGTTGCAGCTGTGGGATCAGGCACCTCTTAAGGCCAGGGCAATACAGCACCATCTCTGAAGTAGCTTTGCAGTCTGGAAGGGGTACAGTGTCCCTTCCCTCAAAAGCTGCTGAGCGGGTGGTGGGCCGATGGCTCCTGGTCTGCAGTGGAACAGTGGCTGGAGCAGTTATTCTTGGTGGAATGACTAG GTTGACAGAGTCTGGCCTCTCAATGGTAGACTGGAATTTAATAAAGGAGATGAAGCCACCTACACACCAAGAGGAATGGGAAGCAGAATTCCAAAAATATCAGCAATTTCcagaatttaaaat cttGAATCATGATATGACACTGGCCGAATTCAAGTTCATCTGGTACATGGAGTACTCACATCGAATGTGGGGTCGCCTTGTGGGCCTCACATACATCCTGCCTGCTGCCTATTTTTGGAGAAAGGGCTGGCTCAGCCGTGGCATGAAAGGACGTGTTCTTGCCCTGTGTGGGTTAGTCTGCTTCCAG GGTCTGTTGGGATGGTATATGGTGAAAAGTGGATTAGAAGAAAAACCAGACTCCCATGACATCCCTCGGGTCAGTCAGTACCGCCTTGCTGCCCACCTGGGATCAGCCCTTGTTCTTTATTGTGCCAGCTTGTGGACATCACTCTCACTGCTGCTCCCTCAGCACAAG ttGCCTGAAACTCGTCAGCTTCTGTGGTTGAGGCGATGTGCTCATGGAACAGCAGGCCTAGTGTTCCTTACAGCTCTCTCAG GGGCCTTTGTGGCAGGGCTGGATGCTGGGCTTGTTTACAATTCCTTCCCGAAGATGGGAGAATCTTGGATCCCAGAGGATCTCTTTACCTTCTCCCCCATCCTGAGGAATGTTTTTGAGAATCCCACCATGGTGCAGTTTGATCACCGGATTCTG GGAATCACTTCAGTTACAGCCGTGACAGTGCTCTACTTCCTTTCCCGGAGAATTCCCCTTCCTCGAAGGACCAAAATGGCAGCAGTGACTCTGCTAGCTTTGGCATATACACAG Taa
- the LOC115527519 gene encoding cytochrome c oxidase assembly protein COX15 homolog isoform X1, whose protein sequence is MQRLLFPRLKALMGSPCLRLLGPRAAPRTQCGCSCGIRHLLRPGQYSTISEVALQSGRGTVSLPSKAAERVVGRWLLVCSGTVAGAVILGGMTRLTESGLSMVDWNLIKEMKPPTHQEEWEAEFQKYQQFPEFKILNHDMTLAEFKFIWYMEYSHRMWGRLVGLTYILPAAYFWRKGWLSRGMKGRVLALCGLVCFQGLLGWYMVKSGLEEKPDSHDIPRVSQYRLAAHLGSALVLYCASLWTSLSLLLPQHKLPETRQLLWLRRCAHGTAGLVFLTALSGAFVAGLDAGLVYNSFPKMGESWIPEDLFTFSPILRNVFENPTMVQFDHRILGITSVTAVTVLYFLSRRIPLPRRTKMAAVTLLALAYTQVGLGISTLLMYVPTPLAATHQSGSLALLSVALWLMNELRRVPK, encoded by the exons ATGCAGCGATTACTCTTTCCGCGCCTGAAGGCCTTGATGGGGAGCCCGTGCCTCCGGCTCCTGGGTCCTAGGGCGGCGCCTAGAACGCAG TGTGGTTGCAGCTGTGGGATCAGGCACCTCTTAAGGCCAGGGCAATACAGCACCATCTCTGAAGTAGCTTTGCAGTCTGGAAGGGGTACAGTGTCCCTTCCCTCAAAAGCTGCTGAGCGGGTGGTGGGCCGATGGCTCCTGGTCTGCAGTGGAACAGTGGCTGGAGCAGTTATTCTTGGTGGAATGACTAG GTTGACAGAGTCTGGCCTCTCAATGGTAGACTGGAATTTAATAAAGGAGATGAAGCCACCTACACACCAAGAGGAATGGGAAGCAGAATTCCAAAAATATCAGCAATTTCcagaatttaaaat cttGAATCATGATATGACACTGGCCGAATTCAAGTTCATCTGGTACATGGAGTACTCACATCGAATGTGGGGTCGCCTTGTGGGCCTCACATACATCCTGCCTGCTGCCTATTTTTGGAGAAAGGGCTGGCTCAGCCGTGGCATGAAAGGACGTGTTCTTGCCCTGTGTGGGTTAGTCTGCTTCCAG GGTCTGTTGGGATGGTATATGGTGAAAAGTGGATTAGAAGAAAAACCAGACTCCCATGACATCCCTCGGGTCAGTCAGTACCGCCTTGCTGCCCACCTGGGATCAGCCCTTGTTCTTTATTGTGCCAGCTTGTGGACATCACTCTCACTGCTGCTCCCTCAGCACAAG ttGCCTGAAACTCGTCAGCTTCTGTGGTTGAGGCGATGTGCTCATGGAACAGCAGGCCTAGTGTTCCTTACAGCTCTCTCAG GGGCCTTTGTGGCAGGGCTGGATGCTGGGCTTGTTTACAATTCCTTCCCGAAGATGGGAGAATCTTGGATCCCAGAGGATCTCTTTACCTTCTCCCCCATCCTGAGGAATGTTTTTGAGAATCCCACCATGGTGCAGTTTGATCACCGGATTCTG GGAATCACTTCAGTTACAGCCGTGACAGTGCTCTACTTCCTTTCCCGGAGAATTCCCCTTCCTCGAAGGACCAAAATGGCAGCAGTGACTCTGCTAGCTTTGGCATATACACAG GTGGGCTTGGGCATTAGCACTCTGCTAATGTACGTTCCAACTCCTTTGGCTGCCACTCACCAGTCAGGCTCCCTGGCTCTGCTTAGTGTTGCCCTTTGGCTCATGAATGAACTCCGAAGAGTCCCAAAATAA
- the LOC115527519 gene encoding cytochrome c oxidase assembly protein COX15 homolog isoform X2: MQRLLFPRLKALMGSPCLRLLGPRAAPRTQCGCSCGIRHLLRPGQYSTISEVALQSGRGTVSLPSKAAERVVGRWLLVCSGTVAGAVILGGMTRLTESGLSMVDWNLIKEMKPPTHQEEWEAEFQKYQQFPEFKILNHDMTLAEFKFIWYMEYSHRMWGRLVGLTYILPAAYFWRKGWLSRGMKGRVLALCGLVCFQGLLGWYMVKSGLEEKPDSHDIPRVSQYRLAAHLGSALVLYCASLWTSLSLLLPQHKLPETRQLLWLRRCAHGTAGLVFLTALSGAFVAGLDAGLVYNSFPKMGESWIPEDLFTFSPILRNVFENPTMVQFDHRILGITSVTAVTVLYFLSRRIPLPRRTKMAAVTLLALAYTQYMTQAEHIWEP; encoded by the exons ATGCAGCGATTACTCTTTCCGCGCCTGAAGGCCTTGATGGGGAGCCCGTGCCTCCGGCTCCTGGGTCCTAGGGCGGCGCCTAGAACGCAG TGTGGTTGCAGCTGTGGGATCAGGCACCTCTTAAGGCCAGGGCAATACAGCACCATCTCTGAAGTAGCTTTGCAGTCTGGAAGGGGTACAGTGTCCCTTCCCTCAAAAGCTGCTGAGCGGGTGGTGGGCCGATGGCTCCTGGTCTGCAGTGGAACAGTGGCTGGAGCAGTTATTCTTGGTGGAATGACTAG GTTGACAGAGTCTGGCCTCTCAATGGTAGACTGGAATTTAATAAAGGAGATGAAGCCACCTACACACCAAGAGGAATGGGAAGCAGAATTCCAAAAATATCAGCAATTTCcagaatttaaaat cttGAATCATGATATGACACTGGCCGAATTCAAGTTCATCTGGTACATGGAGTACTCACATCGAATGTGGGGTCGCCTTGTGGGCCTCACATACATCCTGCCTGCTGCCTATTTTTGGAGAAAGGGCTGGCTCAGCCGTGGCATGAAAGGACGTGTTCTTGCCCTGTGTGGGTTAGTCTGCTTCCAG GGTCTGTTGGGATGGTATATGGTGAAAAGTGGATTAGAAGAAAAACCAGACTCCCATGACATCCCTCGGGTCAGTCAGTACCGCCTTGCTGCCCACCTGGGATCAGCCCTTGTTCTTTATTGTGCCAGCTTGTGGACATCACTCTCACTGCTGCTCCCTCAGCACAAG ttGCCTGAAACTCGTCAGCTTCTGTGGTTGAGGCGATGTGCTCATGGAACAGCAGGCCTAGTGTTCCTTACAGCTCTCTCAG GGGCCTTTGTGGCAGGGCTGGATGCTGGGCTTGTTTACAATTCCTTCCCGAAGATGGGAGAATCTTGGATCCCAGAGGATCTCTTTACCTTCTCCCCCATCCTGAGGAATGTTTTTGAGAATCCCACCATGGTGCAGTTTGATCACCGGATTCTG GGAATCACTTCAGTTACAGCCGTGACAGTGCTCTACTTCCTTTCCCGGAGAATTCCCCTTCCTCGAAGGACCAAAATGGCAGCAGTGACTCTGCTAGCTTTGGCATATACACAG tACATGACACAGGCTGAACACATCTGGGAGCCATAA